One Opitutia bacterium DNA segment encodes these proteins:
- a CDS encoding GatB/YqeY domain-containing protein has protein sequence MANVYETLRADIVAAMKARATARATALRTMDAAIQRAAMDANKPIDDALAITTIRKAVKNLSDARTEFEKGGRADLVAANTAEIGHLEKYLPQGLDPAKLDALIVEVIAATGAASKKEMSKVIGALKQRPEAPLIDFAAASKAIQAKLP, from the coding sequence ATGGCCAACGTCTACGAAACTCTCCGTGCCGACATCGTCGCCGCCATGAAGGCGCGCGCCACCGCCCGCGCCACCGCGCTCCGCACCATGGACGCCGCGATCCAGCGCGCCGCCATGGACGCGAACAAGCCGATCGACGACGCCCTCGCCATCACGACCATCCGCAAGGCCGTGAAGAATCTCTCCGACGCGCGCACCGAGTTCGAAAAGGGCGGTCGCGCCGACCTCGTCGCTGCCAACACCGCGGAGATCGGGCACCTCGAAAAATATCTCCCGCAAGGCCTCGATCCCGCGAAGCTCGACGCGCTCATCGTCGAGGTGATCGCCGCCACCGGCGCCGCCTCGAAGAAGGAAATGAGCAAGGTCATCGGCGCGCTCAAGCAGCGCCCCGAGGCGCCGCTCATCGACTTCGCCGCCGCGAGCAAGGCCATCCAGGCCAAGCTGCCGTAA
- a CDS encoding alpha/beta fold hydrolase, with translation MKAPRYDRLSHRMLRALSENEWLNLPALTQAVTRDPLIIKARVRAALTLLLDCGAVVVVKKAGKKGFSLTEAGRALLAEWDRTAPLSDELSRGLPKPRIHWVAHKLRRPPADLAEADAVPLAAALPAAPLPQDLLSDPRIVPVWYGTNRRPENADYEHDGYGGATDERMHYGYCTVNVPKRYVKGGSGRGWLGRLIHREQTELELGSVTPLAEEEFWTRLASTLDALKDAPAMLLFVHGFRTTFRGAAESAGQLSYELDLPVALFSWASRGKIAGYLADEEAARESVPALKEFVRTLATTAATQGRKLHVIAHSMGNRALLQALHEVALQGAAPGLQLGQVIFAAPDVPQREFLRQLAQIVAAPGLTAGHTLYAAKDDLALFASRELHDNPRAGICPPVTTAPQLETVDVSQYNLSTLGHGYCFNVGPVLEDISVVLHGGKFRLRSRGTGGSYWVLG, from the coding sequence ATGAAAGCGCCCCGCTACGACCGATTGTCCCACCGTATGCTGCGTGCGTTGAGCGAGAATGAGTGGCTCAACTTGCCCGCGCTCACCCAGGCGGTGACCCGCGATCCCCTTATTATCAAAGCCAGAGTGCGCGCCGCGCTCACCTTGCTCCTGGATTGCGGCGCGGTTGTCGTCGTGAAGAAGGCGGGGAAAAAGGGATTCAGTCTAACCGAGGCCGGACGCGCACTGCTCGCCGAATGGGACCGCACCGCGCCGCTGTCGGATGAACTCTCGCGCGGGTTGCCCAAGCCGCGGATCCATTGGGTGGCTCACAAACTCAGAAGACCGCCAGCCGATCTTGCGGAGGCGGATGCGGTCCCCCTTGCGGCGGCGCTGCCGGCCGCACCGTTGCCGCAGGATTTGCTGAGCGACCCACGGATCGTGCCGGTGTGGTATGGCACGAATCGTCGGCCGGAAAACGCGGACTACGAACACGACGGCTATGGCGGCGCCACCGACGAGCGCATGCATTACGGCTATTGCACCGTGAACGTGCCGAAGCGCTACGTGAAGGGCGGCTCGGGGCGCGGCTGGCTCGGTCGCCTCATCCATCGCGAGCAAACCGAACTCGAACTCGGGAGCGTCACGCCGCTGGCGGAGGAAGAATTTTGGACGCGGCTCGCGAGCACGCTCGATGCATTGAAGGACGCGCCGGCCATGCTCCTGTTCGTCCATGGCTTTCGCACCACATTTCGCGGCGCGGCGGAGAGCGCGGGACAGTTGAGCTACGAGTTGGACTTGCCGGTGGCGCTCTTCAGCTGGGCCTCGCGCGGCAAGATCGCCGGCTATCTCGCCGACGAGGAAGCCGCCCGCGAGTCCGTGCCGGCCTTGAAGGAATTCGTGCGAACGCTCGCCACCACCGCCGCGACGCAAGGACGCAAACTCCATGTGATCGCGCACAGCATGGGCAACCGCGCGCTGCTCCAGGCCCTGCACGAAGTCGCGTTGCAGGGCGCGGCACCGGGGCTCCAGCTCGGGCAGGTCATTTTCGCGGCGCCCGACGTGCCGCAGCGCGAGTTTCTGCGGCAACTGGCGCAGATCGTCGCCGCGCCGGGACTCACGGCGGGACACACGCTTTACGCGGCCAAGGACGACCTCGCGCTGTTCGCCTCGCGCGAGCTGCACGACAACCCGCGCGCGGGCATCTGCCCGCCGGTGACGACGGCGCCGCAGCTCGAAACCGTGGACGTGTCGCAATACAACCTTTCCACGCTCGGCCACGGCTATTGCTTCAACGTCGGGCCGGTGCTCGAGGACATTTCGGTTGTGTTGCACGGGGGCAAATTCCGTCTGCGCAGCCGCGGCACCGGGGGCAGCTACTGGGTGCTCGGTTGA
- a CDS encoding PA0069 family radical SAM protein translates to MSTAPASSPAPLGRGARVNPANRFESITVEADPDFAEFDDHGVPIERPQPRTQFFDDASETILAPNDSPDVGAAYGLNPYRGCEHGCAYCFARPFHDYLGFSSGLDFETKIMVKRRAPELLRRELSAKKWRPQPVMLSGVTDCYQPAERRFRLTRACLEVFAEFRNPVGVITKNFLITRDLDLLAELARWSCVAATVSVTTLDAALAGKLEPRAARPEHRLRAIRLLAEAGVPVGVNVAPVIPGLTDHELPAILEAARDAGARRANYITLRLPHAVKDVFIDWLDAHEPGKKERVLDRVREMRGGQLYDARFGVRGRGEGIFAEQLRQVFAVTTRRLGLNREEFALSTAHFRRPGGTQLELF, encoded by the coding sequence ATGTCCACCGCGCCCGCCTCGTCGCCCGCTCCCCTTGGCCGCGGCGCGCGCGTGAATCCGGCGAATCGCTTCGAGTCCATCACGGTGGAGGCCGACCCGGATTTCGCCGAGTTCGACGACCACGGCGTGCCCATCGAACGACCGCAGCCACGCACGCAGTTCTTCGACGACGCGAGCGAGACCATCCTCGCCCCGAACGACAGCCCCGACGTCGGTGCGGCCTACGGCCTGAATCCCTACCGCGGCTGCGAACACGGTTGCGCCTACTGCTTCGCGCGACCGTTCCACGACTACCTCGGCTTCAGCAGCGGGCTGGATTTCGAGACGAAGATCATGGTGAAGCGCCGCGCGCCCGAGCTGTTGCGGCGCGAGTTGAGCGCGAAGAAATGGCGCCCGCAGCCGGTCATGCTCAGCGGCGTCACCGACTGCTACCAACCCGCCGAGCGGCGCTTCCGGCTCACCCGCGCCTGCCTCGAGGTGTTCGCGGAATTCCGGAATCCCGTCGGCGTAATCACCAAAAACTTCCTCATCACGCGCGACCTCGACCTGCTCGCTGAGCTCGCCCGTTGGAGCTGCGTCGCGGCCACGGTGAGCGTCACCACGCTCGACGCCGCGCTCGCCGGCAAACTCGAACCGCGCGCCGCTCGACCCGAGCACCGCCTCCGCGCCATCCGCCTGCTCGCGGAGGCCGGCGTGCCGGTCGGCGTCAACGTCGCCCCGGTGATTCCCGGCCTCACCGACCACGAGTTGCCCGCCATCCTCGAGGCCGCGCGCGACGCCGGCGCCCGGCGCGCCAACTACATCACCTTGCGCCTACCGCACGCGGTGAAGGACGTGTTCATCGACTGGCTCGACGCGCACGAGCCGGGCAAAAAGGAGCGCGTGCTCGACCGCGTCCGCGAGATGCGCGGCGGCCAGCTCTACGATGCGCGCTTCGGTGTGCGCGGTCGCGGCGAAGGCATCTTCGCGGAGCAGCTGCGGCAAGTGTTCGCCGTCACGACGCGTCGCCTCGGCTTGAACCGCGAGGAGTTCGCGCTCTCGACCGCGCACTTCCGCCGGCCCGGCGGCACGCAGCTGGAACTGTTCTAG
- a CDS encoding YdcF family protein has product MSAAADSRAFEIAFAYLAAADALPAAPADVVLGLGHLDRAIPRVCAELALAGRARWIVFSGGVGAGSGDFAQAEALEFRDEVRRHWPTAEARIVLLETRSTNTGENLAFTTAALAAERPDLQPGEGLRSAIVVATPCRLRRALATVRRHWPAVQVAGACATRSLAEEETLYARHGLALRAQVAGEFERLATYPARGFIAPVEMPADVVAAARRLGAKV; this is encoded by the coding sequence ATGTCTGCCGCTGCCGATTCCCGCGCCTTCGAGATCGCGTTCGCGTATCTCGCCGCGGCGGACGCGCTGCCGGCCGCGCCGGCGGACGTCGTGTTGGGCCTCGGTCATTTAGACCGCGCGATTCCGCGGGTCTGCGCGGAGCTGGCGCTGGCGGGGCGGGCGCGCTGGATCGTGTTCTCCGGCGGCGTCGGCGCGGGCAGCGGCGATTTCGCCCAAGCGGAGGCGCTCGAGTTTCGCGACGAAGTGCGGCGACACTGGCCGACAGCGGAGGCGCGGATCGTGCTGCTCGAAACGCGTTCGACCAACACGGGCGAGAATCTCGCTTTCACGACTGCCGCGCTCGCCGCGGAGCGGCCGGATTTGCAGCCGGGCGAGGGGTTGCGTTCCGCGATCGTCGTGGCGACGCCCTGCCGCTTGCGGCGGGCGCTGGCGACGGTGCGGCGGCATTGGCCGGCGGTGCAGGTGGCCGGCGCGTGTGCGACGCGGTCGCTGGCGGAAGAGGAGACGCTCTACGCGCGCCACGGCTTGGCGCTGCGCGCGCAGGTCGCGGGCGAGTTCGAGCGATTGGCGACTTACCCTGCGCGCGGTTTCATTGCGCCCGTGGAGATGCCGGCGGACGTCGTCGCGGCGGCGCGCCGGCTCGGGGCCAAGGTTTAG
- the prmB gene encoding 50S ribosomal protein L3 N(5)-glutamine methyltransferase: MSTRPQTVGEWLDWAVRRYDRQSVALGQVADNAHDEALYLLLHTLGLPLESPRSVLRRKATPEQAAALAEVFRRRIDERTPAAYLTREAWLGGHKFYVDERVIIPRSYFVELLPEAIPQWLPAKKPVKRVVDVCTGSGCLAVLLADRFPEAKVDAIELSPDAAAVARFNFAQNELGARIKLHRSDVFDAVPVVKYDVILSNPPYVPSREMKGLPEEFRKEPAMALDGGADGLDIVRKLLRQARERLQPHGIVTLEVGQAKAALAAKLAELDPHWLPTQDGEDCVCVITAKRLFEWKE, from the coding sequence ATGTCCACGCGTCCGCAGACCGTCGGAGAATGGCTCGATTGGGCCGTGCGGCGCTATGACCGGCAAAGCGTCGCGCTCGGCCAGGTCGCGGACAACGCGCACGACGAGGCGCTCTATCTCCTGCTGCACACGCTCGGTTTGCCGCTCGAAAGCCCGCGCAGCGTGCTGCGCCGCAAGGCCACGCCCGAGCAGGCGGCGGCGCTCGCGGAGGTTTTCCGCCGGCGCATCGACGAGCGCACGCCGGCGGCCTACCTTACGCGCGAGGCTTGGTTGGGCGGGCACAAATTTTACGTCGATGAGCGCGTGATCATCCCGCGTTCGTATTTCGTCGAGCTGTTGCCGGAGGCGATTCCGCAATGGCTGCCGGCCAAGAAGCCGGTGAAGCGCGTCGTCGACGTCTGCACCGGCAGCGGTTGTCTCGCGGTGTTGCTCGCGGACCGTTTCCCCGAGGCGAAGGTCGATGCGATCGAACTCTCGCCGGATGCCGCGGCGGTGGCTCGTTTCAATTTCGCGCAAAACGAACTCGGCGCGCGCATCAAGCTGCACCGCTCGGATGTCTTCGATGCGGTGCCGGTCGTGAAATACGACGTCATCCTCTCGAACCCGCCTTACGTGCCGTCGCGCGAGATGAAGGGCTTGCCGGAGGAATTCCGGAAAGAGCCGGCCATGGCGCTCGACGGCGGTGCGGACGGGCTCGACATCGTGCGCAAGCTCCTGCGGCAGGCCCGCGAGCGCCTGCAGCCGCACGGCATCGTGACGCTCGAGGTCGGTCAGGCAAAGGCGGCGCTGGCGGCGAAGCTGGCGGAGCTAGACCCGCATTGGCTGCCGACGCAGGACGGCGAGGATTGCGTCTGCGTGATCACCGCTAAACGATTGTTCGAATGGAAGGAATGA
- a CDS encoding PEP-CTERM sorting domain-containing protein: MGSDANGTSADGTINWNWAHSWNISGTVGGSEYDFKSTAMHELLHSFGILSYVGASGTNTGTNWTTFDQFLTTNAGAGSPLINQTTFAWIGPDSVLTGGGTPPSYAANGMFFSGSNAMAANSNNPVPIYSPSTWEGGSSGSHTADNYFTGSNQLMMNAATSFGPGIRTLSAIEMGMLTDMGYTLTAVPEPSTYALILGLGALGALVVRRQRRGC; encoded by the coding sequence ATGGGCTCGGACGCCAACGGCACGTCGGCGGACGGCACCATCAACTGGAACTGGGCCCACTCCTGGAACATCTCCGGCACCGTCGGCGGCTCCGAATACGATTTCAAGAGCACCGCGATGCACGAGTTGCTGCACTCCTTCGGCATCCTGAGCTACGTCGGCGCCTCCGGCACGAATACCGGCACCAACTGGACGACGTTCGACCAGTTCCTCACGACCAACGCCGGCGCGGGCAGCCCGTTGATCAACCAAACCACGTTCGCGTGGATCGGGCCTGATTCCGTGCTCACCGGCGGCGGCACGCCTCCGAGCTACGCGGCCAACGGCATGTTCTTCAGCGGATCCAACGCGATGGCGGCCAACTCGAACAATCCTGTTCCGATCTACTCGCCGAGCACGTGGGAAGGCGGCAGCAGCGGCAGCCACACGGCGGACAACTATTTCACCGGTTCGAATCAGCTGATGATGAATGCCGCCACGAGCTTCGGGCCTGGCATTCGCACCCTCAGCGCCATCGAGATGGGCATGCTCACCGACATGGGCTACACGCTGACTGCGGTGCCGGAGCCTTCCACTTACGCTTTGATCCTCGGCCTCGGCGCTCTTGGCGCGCTGGTGGTGCGCCGCCAGCGTCGCGGTTGTTGA
- a CDS encoding rhodanese-like domain-containing protein, which translates to MLKSLAALFLLGALTLCGAEVARITPAEAAKLVADGKATLVDVREPAEWFQTGVAAPAVLLPQSDFENAQFEWKPFLAKAAKDKTLILYCRSGKRAGNIGAALAEKGYQVANAGGLKEWIDAGLPVRQLETKK; encoded by the coding sequence ATGCTCAAGTCCCTCGCTGCCCTCTTCCTGCTCGGCGCCCTGACCCTCTGCGGCGCCGAAGTCGCCCGCATCACTCCCGCCGAGGCCGCGAAACTCGTCGCCGACGGCAAAGCCACGCTCGTCGACGTCCGCGAGCCGGCCGAGTGGTTCCAGACCGGCGTTGCCGCGCCCGCCGTGCTGCTGCCGCAGAGCGATTTCGAGAACGCGCAGTTCGAGTGGAAGCCCTTCCTCGCCAAAGCCGCGAAGGACAAGACGCTCATCCTCTACTGCCGCTCCGGCAAACGCGCCGGCAACATCGGCGCGGCCCTCGCGGAAAAAGGCTACCAGGTCGCCAACGCCGGCGGCCTGAAGGAGTGGATCGACGCCGGCCTGCCGGTGCGCCAGCTCGAGACCAAGAAATGA
- a CDS encoding DUF3365 domain-containing protein yields the protein MKHYPYPAVLVGLCALLSAQEPAKPEMKFSWAADSDPEAAAISQSGERLIDRVGGSLMMEVERTLASKGLDEAIELLHLKTLAPPKPVAGKPVVTAIKMTSFRVRDPKNTPDPADFAALDLVRIAMQSGESPPKLIVQKVDKPGAPLEWRVYRPIAVNPKCLLCHGSTESLQPQVQHMLERLYPEDKATGYQAWEWRGLIRVSYENPPPAATPTPPKTD from the coding sequence ATGAAGCACTACCCCTACCCCGCGGTGCTCGTCGGCCTGTGCGCGCTGTTATCCGCGCAAGAACCCGCGAAACCCGAAATGAAATTCTCGTGGGCGGCCGACAGCGATCCCGAAGCCGCCGCCATCAGCCAGTCGGGCGAACGTCTCATCGATCGCGTTGGCGGATCGCTGATGATGGAAGTCGAGCGCACGCTGGCGTCGAAGGGCCTTGATGAAGCCATCGAGCTGCTGCACCTCAAGACGCTCGCGCCGCCGAAACCCGTCGCCGGCAAACCCGTCGTCACCGCGATCAAGATGACGAGCTTCCGCGTGCGCGACCCGAAGAACACGCCCGACCCGGCCGACTTCGCCGCCCTCGACCTTGTGCGCATCGCCATGCAATCCGGCGAATCGCCGCCGAAGCTGATCGTGCAAAAAGTGGATAAGCCCGGCGCACCGCTCGAGTGGCGCGTCTACCGCCCCATCGCCGTGAATCCGAAATGCCTGCTCTGCCACGGCTCCACCGAGTCGCTGCAGCCCCAGGTGCAACACATGCTCGAGCGGCTTTACCCGGAGGACAAAGCGACCGGCTACCAAGCCTGGGAATGGCGCGGCCTCATCCGCGTCTCCTACGAAAACCCGCCACCCGCCGCCACGCCCACGCCGCCGAAGACAGACTGA
- a CDS encoding DsrE/DsrF/DrsH-like family protein produces the protein MSSPEKIKKVSIIVSRGSLDGVYPGLIMANGARMEGIEANLFFTFFGLYAVLKKYQDTLKISTVGNPAMRIPDAKGFPLPTILGAVPGMSAFATKMMQKEMEALDIPPVSEFTQMISDAGGHLYACKATVDMFHLTNDDFVPHMEKVLTVGDFYELAAGGQIIFT, from the coding sequence ATGTCCTCACCCGAAAAAATCAAAAAGGTCTCGATCATCGTCTCGCGCGGCTCGCTCGACGGCGTTTATCCCGGCCTCATCATGGCCAACGGCGCCCGCATGGAGGGCATCGAGGCCAACCTCTTCTTCACCTTCTTCGGCCTCTACGCTGTCCTGAAAAAATACCAGGACACGCTCAAGATCTCCACTGTCGGCAACCCCGCGATGCGCATCCCCGACGCGAAAGGTTTTCCTTTGCCCACCATTCTCGGCGCCGTCCCCGGCATGTCCGCCTTCGCGACGAAAATGATGCAGAAGGAAATGGAGGCGCTCGATATCCCGCCCGTCAGCGAGTTCACGCAAATGATCTCCGACGCCGGCGGCCACCTCTACGCCTGCAAGGCCACGGTCGACATGTTCCACCTCACGAACGACGACTTCGTGCCGCACATGGAAAAAGTTCTCACCGTCGGCGATTTCTACGAATTGGCCGCGGGCGGCCAGATCATCTTCACCTGA